A region from the Salvia splendens isolate huo1 chromosome 15, SspV2, whole genome shotgun sequence genome encodes:
- the LOC121769401 gene encoding protein FLX-like 3, with amino-acid sequence MAGRNRMPHHPDSFRGAHEDPHSLPHGMPMPLPPHPAVLEEELEFQHRDIQRLLTENRHVIDDNVMLQRDLTSVKDEIHRLNQVIPKMHADKEARRRELIERAMKLEAELRSAEPLRVEIVQLRADTQKLSAQNKELSSHAQNMTKDINRLQSENKQVAPMKSDIDKMRKELVDARRVYEYEKKGNEELAEQNRAMEKNLIAMAREIEKLRAEQASADRRDAGGYGLLNGSPETRYPGPYGDVYGPGPWGSYDKRGGLPRR; translated from the exons ATGGCTGGGAGAAACCGGATGCCCCACCACCCTGATAGTTTCCGAGGTGCCCATGAAGATCCACATTCACTTCCACACGGGATGCCAATGCCACTTCCTCCACATCCTGCGGTACTGGAAGAGGAACTTGAGTTCCAACACAGAGACATTCAGAGGCTCCTTACTGAGAATAGACATGTCATTGATGACAATGTGATGCTTCAGAGGGATTTGACTTCTGTGAAAGATGAAATTCACCGATTGAATCAGGTTATCCCGAAAATGCATGCTGATAAAGAGGCCAGAAGAAGGGAACTGATCGAGAGGGCAATGAAACTAGAGGCTGAACTTCGCTCTGCTGAACCTCTGAGAGTAGAGATTGTGCAATTAAGGGCGGACACACAGAAATTGAGTGCACAGAATAAGGAATTATCTTCCCATGCTCAAAATATGACAAAGGATATTAATAGGCTACAATCTGAGAATAAGCAAGTAGCTCCCATGAAGTCTGACATTGATAAGATGCGCAAAGAGCTGGTTGATGCGAG GAGGGTATATGAATATGAGAAGAAAGGAAATGAAGAGTTGGCAGAACAAAATAGAGCCATGGAGAAAAACCTTATTGCAATGGCTCGAGAAATTGAAAAGCTGCGTGCTGAACAAGCAAGTGCTGACAGGAGGG ATGCTGGAGGATATGGACTGCTGAATGGGAGCCCTGAAACAAGATACCCAGGCCCATATGGGGATGTATATGGCCCTGGCCCCTGGGGATCATACGACAAACGCGGTGGTCTTCCACGACGTTAA
- the LOC121768739 gene encoding ethylene-responsive transcription factor ERF118-like yields the protein MAEPRKSISSNRENLTRKPRVKPPPSKPMRRVRIVCNDPYATDSSDDEAVVKRVKRIVREVCFPIGGSASKTPDLESSSIQESSSSERKLSSTLGKYRGVRQRKWGKWAAEIRDPVKQKRVWLGTYNTAEEASDAYERKRLEFDALTGNANGKTVFTMVVATDQQLTDAVSASEDSSGSVVSLTSHTAQNSSSSELATEAGKFEDALDEVMDDELAALARIGEEIELEFELDSLMMADDPLDDIVFGLNDLPICGFDSGDRAGALPDFSFDFNCVEAVSWMDEAAVPVMGGAAAALNIACP from the coding sequence ATGGCCGAGCCGCGAAAATCAATTTCTTCAAACCGGGAAAACCTAACTAGAAAGCCGAGAGTCAAGCCTCCTCCTTCCAAACCTATGCGCCGGGTTCGAATCGTCTGCAACGACCCTTACGCCACCGATTCCTCTGACGACGAGGCAGTGGTGAAGCGGGTCAAGCGCATTGTCCGGGAAGTCTGCTTCCCGATAGGCGGCTCTGCTTCGAAAACCCCTGATTTGGAGAGCTCTTCGATTCAGGAGAGTAGCAGCAGCGAGAGGAAGTTGAGCTCTACTTTGGGGAAATACAGAGGCGTGCGCCAGCGCAAATGGGGTAAATGGGCGGCTGAGATCCGCGATCcggtgaagcagaagagggtGTGGCTCGGCACCTACAACACCGCGGAGGAGGCGTCCGACGCGTACGAGCGGAAGCGGTTGGAATTCGATGCGCTGACCGGTAATGCCAATGGCAAGACTGTTTTCACTATGGTTGTTGCTACTGATCAGCAGCTAACTGACGCTGTCTCCGCCTCCGAGGATTCCAGTGGGAGCGTCGTTTCACTGACGTCACACACGGCGCAAAACTCCTCTAGCTCGGAGTTGGCAACGGAGGCGGGTAAGTTTGAGGATGCCCTCGATGAGGTGATGGACGACGAGCTGGCTGCGTTGGCAAGGATCGGGGAGGAGATCGAGCTCGAATTCGAGCTTGACTCGCTTATGATGGCGGACGACCCGTTGGACGATATTGTGTTTGGTCTGAATGATCTCCCGATATGCGGATTTGACTCTGGTGATCGGGCTGGGGCGTTGCCGGATTTCAGCTTCGACTTTAACTGTGTGGAGGCGGTGTCGTGGATGGACGAGGCAGCAGTTCCGGTGATGGGCGGAGCAGCGGCGGCCCTCAATATAGCATGCCCATAA
- the LOC121768599 gene encoding alpha-xylosidase 1-like — protein sequence MSLSFPSFSPLPTILLLLCVLASAGAETVPKKIGNGYRLVSIQESSDGGLVGLLQLKQKNNIYRADIPHLHLSVKHETGSRLRVHITAAEKQRWEVPYNLLPREKPPHLKQALASSRKNALTATEYVGTELIFAYTKDPFSFTVKRKSNGEILFNSRAEASDPYSDLVFKDQYLEISTKLPKNASLYGLGENTQPHGIKLYPNDPYTLYTTDISAINLNADLYGSHPVYMDLRNAGGEARAHAVLLLNSNGMDVFYRGDSLTYKVIGGVLDLYFFSGPTPLAVVDQYTAFVGRPAAMPYWAFGFHQCRWGYHNLSVVEDVVDNYKKAKIPLDVIWNDDDHMDGHKDFTLNPHNYPRPKLLAFLEKIHAQGMKYIVLIDPGIGVNSTYGVYQRGLANDVFIKYHGQPFLAQVWPGAVNFPDFLNPKTVEWWGDEIHRFHELVPVDGLWIDMNEASNFCNGLCTIPQDRICPNGTGPGWVCCLDCKNITNTRWDDPPYKINASGIQAPIGYKTIATSAYHYNGVLEYDAHSLYGFSQAIATHKALQALQGKRPFILSRSTFVGSGHYAAHWTGDNKATWEDLKYSISTMLNFGIFGVPMVGSDICGFYPPPTEELCNRWIELGAFYPFSRDHANFYSPRQELYQWESVAESARNALGMRYKLLPYLYTLSYEAHTTGAPIARPLFFSFPNEVKLYDLSTQFLLGSNVMVSPVLEPNKTTVEAVFPPGSWYNMFDLAKVIVSKESSHVLLHAPLHTINVHVYENAIIPMQQGGLISKEARNTPFTLVVAFPLGAKEGKCEGSLFLDDDELPEMKVAAGSSTYVELYAKISAGAVKVWSNVQEGEFALEKGWIVGKVAVLGLEGSVASTVEVEVDGNAVEDASSAVEVSTSEHQMEAEEGKRKHVMVEIGGLELPVGKKFAMTWKMGIKG from the exons ATGTCACTCTCTttcccttctttctctccacttcCAACTATTTTACTGTTGCTCTGCGTTTTGGCTTCAGCCGGAGCTGAAACTGTTCCCAAAAAAATCGGCAATGGCTACCGCTTAGTCTCCATCCAGGAGTCCTCCGATGGCGGCCTCGTCGGCTTACTTCAACTCAAGCAGAAGAACAACATCTACCGCGCCGATATCCCCCATCTCCACCTCTCCGTCAA GCACGAAACCGGCAGCCGTCTGAGGGTCCACATCACCGCCGCTGAGAAGCAGAGATGGGAGGTTCCGTACAATCTCCTACCGCGGGAGAAGCCTCCGCACCTGAAGCAGGCGCTCGCCTCTTCAAGGAAGAACGCGCTTACGGCGACGGAATACGTAGGGACGGAGCTTATCTTCGCCTACACGAAGGATCCTTTCAGTTTCACGGTGAAACGGAAATCCAACGGCGAGATTCTCTTCAACAGCCGCGCGGAGGCATCGGATCCGTATAGCGATTTGGTGTTCAAAGACCAGTATCTGGAGATCTCGACAAAATTGCCAAAAAATGCGTCGCTGTATGGTTTGGGGGAGAACACGCAGCCCCACGGCATCAAGCTGTACCCCAACgatccctacactctctacaccACCGATATTTCGGCGATTAACCTGAATGCGGATTTGTACGGCTCGCATCCGGTGTATATGGACCTGAGGAATGCCGGTGGAGAAGCGCGCGCTCACGCGGTTCTGCTGTTGAACAGTAACGGTATGGATGTTTTCTACAGGGGCGATTCCCTGACGTATAAGGTTATCGGGGGTGTTTTAgacctttactttttctccggCCCCACGCCTCTCGCCGTCGTCGATCAGTACACGGCGTTTGTTGGCCGACCGGCGGCGATGCCTTACTGGGCTTTCg GGTTCCATCAATGCAGATGGGGATACCACAACTTATCAGTTGTAGAAGATGTGGTCGACAACTACAAGAAGGCGAAGATCCCACTCGACGTGATATGGAACGACGACGATCACATGGACGGACACAAGGACTTCACTCTCAACCCTCACAACTACCCTCGCCCCAAGCTGCTAGCATTCTTAGAGAAGATTCACGCCCAAGGTATGAAGTACATTGTCCTAATAGACCCTGGGATCGGCGTCAACAGCACCTACGGCGTCTACCAACGTGGACTTGCCAATGACGTCTTCATCAAGTACCACGGCCAGCCCTTCCTCGCCCAGGTCTGGCCCGGAGCTGTCAACTTCCCTGACTTCCTCAACCCAAAAACAGTCGAATGGTGGGGCGATGAAATCCATCGTTTCCACGAGCTTGTTCCTGTTGATGGCCTCTGGATCGACATGAATGAGGCCTCCAACTTCTGCAACGGCCTATGCACGATCCCACAGGACAGGATCTGTCCGAATGGGACTGGACCGGGGTGGGTGTGCTGCCTTGATTGCAAGAACATCACCAACACGAGGTGGGACGACCCACCCTACAAGATCAATGCATCGGGCATACAAGCACCTATAGGCTACAAGACCATAGCAACGAGTGCTTATCACTACAACGGCGTGTTGGAGTATGATGCTCACAGTTTGTATGGCTTCTCACAAGCCATCGCCACCCACAAGGCGCTGCAGGCGCTGCAGGGGAAGCGCCCGTTCATCCTATCTCGCTCCACCTTTGTTGGATCAGGGCATTACGCTGCACATTGGACGGGGGACAACAAGGCTACGTGGGAGGATTTGAAGTACTCAATCTCCACAATGCTCAACTTCGGCATATTTGGAGTTCCAATGGTAGGATCAGACATCTGTGGATTCTACCCTCCTCCAACAGAGGAGCTCTGCAATCGTTGGATCGAGCTCGGGGCTTTCTACCCCTTCTCAAGAGATCATGCAAACTTCTACTCGCCAAGACAAGAGCTTTACCAGTGGGAGTCAGTTGCAGAGTCTGCAAGAAATGCTCTAGGCATGAGATACAAGCTTCTGCCTTATCTGTACACGCTCAGCTACGAGGCTCACACTACGGGCGCTCCCATCGCCCGTCCCTTGTTCTTCAGCTTCCCGAACGAGGTCAAACTATATGATTTAAGCACCCAATTCCTGCTCGGGAGCAATGTGATGGTGTCCCCGGTTCTTGAGCCAAACAAGACAACCGTGGAGGCCGTGTTCCCTCCCGGAAGCTGGTACAACATGTTTGATCTTGCAAAGGTGATCGTGTCGAAAGAGTCGAGTCATGTCTTGCTGCACGCGCCACTGCACACGATCAACGTGCATGTGTATGAAAACGCCATAATCCCAATGCAACAAGGAGGGTTGATATCTAAGGAAGCAAGAAACACGCCTTTCACGCTTGTTGTAGCCTTCCCGCTCGGAGCCAAGGAAGGGAAGTGCGAGGGGAGTCTCTTCCTCGACGATGATGAGCTGCCGGAGATGAAGGTGGCGGCAGGGTCATCAACCTACGTCGAGCTATATGCCAAGATTAGTGCTGGTGCGGTGAAGGTGTGGTCGAATGTTCAAGAAGGTGAGTTTGCTTTGGAGAAGGGTTGGATTGTGGGGAAGGTAGCTGTGCTTGGGTTGGAGGGTAGTGTTGCTAGCACGGTCGAGGTTGAGGTTGATGGGAATGCGGTGGAAGATGCTTCTTCTGCGGTGGAGGTCAGCACGTCGGAGCATCAGATGGAGGCGGAGGAGGGGAAGAGGAAGCATGTGATGGTGGAGATAGGAGGACTGGAGTTGCCTGTGGGGAAGAAATTTGCTATGACGTGGAAGATGGGAATCAAAGGCTGA